In Oscillatoria salina IIICB1, the genomic window TTCATAACACCTTCGTCTTTAAAATCTGTAATTTGAACAAGACCTATAAATTCTATGCCTGGAAGTAAAACGAATACCCCAAATGGCCAATGTTTTGTAACTACCCCTGTCAACTTAGTTCCTACTTTTAAATATTTTTTGATTTCACTCCATGATTGTGTATTGCTCATTC contains:
- a CDS encoding S1 RNA-binding domain-containing protein; protein product: MSNTQSWSEIKKYLKVGTKLTGVVTKHWPFGVFVLLPGIEFIGLVQITDFKDEGVMKPSEYPAVGASIDAVVLGFKETGQQIWLGMKPSQLNQSRNLEK